The Cydia amplana chromosome 1, ilCydAmpl1.1, whole genome shotgun sequence DNA segment TTGTAAGTATACGTCTTAAATTTACTTGCTTATTACTATTTTTGACGACACATAAATCGTACCCACTCCTTTAGATTGTTTCCAGGTTGTGTCACTTAAACTCGTGACTGACGTGACATTTTCAACGACTTTAACGTTATTGTAGCCACTATATAATAGATAGGTATAAAGATCAAATCCAAACctgataataatgaaaatatatgCCGGAAATCACCAGAAACATTTAGAAAAAGAATTGCCTAGCTGTTTTTACGACgtcgatttaaaacaaaaatagcgACCGGAAAGCCATTAACCATTTCAAACTGTCTCTATATACAAGATAGCTTCATAGTTGATAGAAGGCGGATGACCACACGCTATCCTTGGCTCTATAAAAGTCCTGTTTTCATTAACCTTGCTGGACTCATCAATTGTAACGATCGCCGACCCAATAATGTGGTGAAATCCTTGTGTCGTAACGCACTTTGTATTCAGAGGGGACAGTAGAAATCCATGTCAAGACGGCACTCAAGGCGCTGTTACAAGGAAAATTTATGACTAGTGCAGTGCGGAATTTGTTCTAGGTTCGAATTTGATTTCAAAACTGTCCTGAATGACTCAATAAAGAGTCGAATGTGGATTCTGAATTACGGTTCGTCTAGAATCTCCAAACAATTCaattatttgaacatacttTCCTTTGATATATGTACAAATGAATTTTTCCCAGATACTTACCTATTTCGAAAAAGTAAGTAAGCACATTTCACTTCATATTAATCCATGTAGATTCAACACGTACGTAATTTCAGGCTCCGCGCCTTAATATTTCAGTCACACCGATAATTCTAACATCAAGAGGAAATATGCattcaaataatataatatgactcTCATATGCGTGTGATATTACATTTTTTACGCTTTCGTCAGAAAGCTCAGTGTGCCACGCCGGTTTCCCATTATCTATATAAGAATCATTCTGTAATTTATCCTTTGTAGCTATGATAATAAGGTCTGGGAGGTTTGTGGCCGTTTGTACAATTTAGCTAGCGCCGTATCTACGCCGGCTGTCTTTGTCGGTTGTGATttgaataataatttttatGCCAGCATTTTGGTTTCCTCTCTCCAGCTATCGTGGGAAACGTCAGCCTTAATGTCCTTTGAGATAGCTATTGTTGCGTCTGTTTCAGCTACAATATCTTTATCCTGTATTCGAATGTCTTCGTATATTGTTAATTTAGAAAAAGAGTTTTAAAATAATGTCAAGTCATCTTTATTCTGTATTAGATTTTTGCTAGCTGtgatctaagctaactttgcaccgatttgaaaATAATGGAGTGTTTCTATTTAATATGGAGTGTTTCTATTTAAACGTCATGTTtccattaaaaaatacattcattatgaatttatgacattgccacactttgtcattgcgaaTGCTACCCAGAGTTATCTTGGTGCGACTCTCACAGTTTCAATTTCATAGGTAAAAAGGTAGGGAGAGAAGATAAATTCTAATGGCGCTATTCATTAACGCATGTTAAGTCTAACAAGGccttgataatcgtttgtccttatatgAGGTTCAAATGATTGGTGTTGTGAGTttgattatttataaaatgtattaccTATTACGTATACTTAGATACTTTTGTATTTTCTTGTCACTGGTAAATTTAACTAGGTAACTatgtttacattacctacgtcaAGCACCACCGTATACCGCAATAAAATTCCCAAATAGCCTATCCAAACTCCAATCACGCATCAGCCCAGCATGGTTTTTCTCTAGCACCTAAACTGTTGATAGCTTTACGATAGCGTTTAAAACATACaatacgtatgtatgtatgcacgTATAGATGCCGGTCAAATGTGGACATATCGGGCCGTGAATAccaattgttttattaacataaaagtCCGTCGGTTTGCTAGAAAGCGGGTAATTTGGTTAGCAATGTACGTTGGCAGGCTGTTGATGCGCACAGCTTTATTCGATTGTAAATTAATGTTGAAGACTTCCGACATTTTTATGGTGTGCGTCATTTGTTGACTGAAaaggatttatttttaaatcggaGTTGAATATTACtcaatttataggtacctactgttgattattataatataacaacTGTTAAAGTGTCCTTCATTAGGtattgtttaaattaaaaacaaagacgATTAATTATGGATTGAGCACGAACCACAATATAACGCTACTGACAAGACAATGAAGAATATGAAAATcagtcaaaaaaaaatctttataaaaCCAACGTTATATTGAAAACGTCAGGATCGGTTTCACTCTTTGGCTCACGCCCAAGcgcattaataattataaaacataCAATACACAATGCATGGACTTAACCAAAAACCGTCAGAACCTTAATGACTCACGTACAACAATACACGTGTCTTACTACCTTTAGCTCGTAGATTTGTATGGGTTTGAATATAATACGACTGCTTGGTTTACGTCATGTGTCAGCAAGGTCGCGCTGGTATGGTCTGAGCCTTTTGATAACAATGTCAACACCAGAAGTTAATGCTGATACCTAGTTGCAAGCCTAAGTTTTTGCACAATGAAATCGATTCCTTATGAGTGGCCGCATCTATAAAAGTAGGAAGACCTTCCATTTATTATTTCTTGTTTGAATTACGTAATCCTACATCTAATCTCAGTAACAAAGACATTTTAGTAAACATTAAATTTCATGTACCTAATGGCGTTGATTGGCCATCAGCGTCGGAGTAATGAATCTCATGCCATGTCTTTGGTACCTATAATATGCATCTGGATCTGAGGCCACAGCCAACACAGCCAATGTAGGATAGTGCCATCTGCGTCGATTGTCTTTAGAAAAACTAGACATATGGGTAAACTGGTTCCTAAGATGTCTCATCAAGTGTCCAGGCCAGGCATTCATATTTATCTTTCTCGTGGACCGACTGTCGTGTACCGTCATGCAATGTACCTAGTAGAATATTTTCTCATCGCTTCGGTCTAAATTTCAATTAGTCTGTTGTTTAGAAAACCCTAATATGGGGGATTTAGTCGTGAGATTGATACTAAACATTTATGTTCTTTGTTGCAGTAATGAACAAAGGTCAAGTGCTCACGCACTACTACCGCGTGATGAACAAGCTCGGCGGCTACACCTGGATGCAGACCTGCGCCACCGTCGTCTGCTCGTCCAAAAACGCAGAGGAGCAGAACATCATCTGCGTCAACTATGTTATTAGGTAAACTCCAACCATCTTCCGACCCTCAACCacaaacataaaatattcaGGTTCTTTGCAAAACATACCTACTGAAATTAACTTAGCTTAATTCACTTTGAGTTCTTAGAATAGTTCTCCTTGTCTGATTTTCCCGCGACTTTTCGGTATTTTCCTGATTGACAAATGTCGATGGAATGACACGGTAGTCTGGTAAAATGTGGTAAATttgcatacaaaattaaatgcgCATTATGGTCAGGGGAAATACGTGtgcaaaagatttttttttctttattttacaataccTATTATACCTAAGCATAAACTATACAAAACTGTATATAACCTGAAAGAggaaatattttaacaaaaaacaacgatTCAGGTAGTTCCTTCAGCTTCCCGTCTTGAACCAAGAACATCCGAATAAAATTGCtttcattaataaaaaaatgtttgttgcAGCGGGCGCGAATACCCTAACACCGTAATGGATTGCTGCCAAATGGAAGAAAGTGTGCAAGGCGTGAAGCGAGAAGAGACGACGGGAGACCCTGAAAACGGGCCCCCGGACGCCGACAACTCTGGTAATCCGCCGCCTCCCTCACGCCACCCCGCGGAGAGAACGGAAGCCACAAACAACGCCGAATCTGCCTCAACAGCCCCAGTACCTACATCTGACGTCACACACCTCACCAGGCTCAACGACTCTCAACCGCTACCGCTGCACACCAACCCGGAAAGAACCTCCCCCATGCCGGCGAGAAGAATGAAAAAGAGAAAACATGCGGAATGCGATGAAGAAGAAAGAGATGAAGATAGACGAAAGAGCTCATCCAATCCTGGCGCAGCGATATCACCTGCTGAAAGAGATATCAATAAAACGAACTTGTCTATTCCGGAGGGCACTTCGGACGCAACTTCTGTTAGAGATCTAGAAAACGCCATGTCGAAGCACTTACCTGCCTTAGACGGTAAAGAAATCTCACATAGACCGACGGACTTTTCAACAGACGCTCTATTGAAGCAACAGCAACAAAAGTCGACTATACAATGGATAGGGACGCAAAACCATCACCTAAACCATTTAAACAGGCAGATTCCTGGAAATCATACTTCAACACCCGCCTCAGCGCTGCTACGGCAACTATATGCTAACAGGGAGAGTGTTATTAGAAGTAATTTCCTTGGTGATGGCAGGACGGGTGGCTATTATTCAAGTGACGGTCAGTCAGGCCCGCTGCCCACTCCTCCTGGCAGTGAGGGATCAGGCTATGGTGAACAACTAGGTCACAAAGGCACCGATATTGGTTCACTGGCCTATGGTGGTTACGCTGATTACCATTCTGCGATGACTCCTCCTGGATCTGTATCTCCTAGGGACAAACAGCAATACGCTTTGTCGTACGATAACAGCGCTTATTCCGAGGCGTTAAGGCACTCTTATTTGGGTGAACCGCCATTACCGCTGAAGCCACAAGCATACTCCGCTGTCCCTAGCGCTTTGGACTACACTTCTTCGTTAGATCAGAGTCAGTTCTTCCACCCCCCTTCCTCCTTCCATCTTTACCATCCTCAGGCTCATTCGGCCCACACGCCTCACACTCACCAGTCCGTGGATAAATCTGCACCTCCTAATACGAACTGGTACTCGTCAGGTTCATAGCCTCATAGACATTAGTTTGGGAATGTGTATTGCTTGGAGTGAGCAATTGCGTTGTGTGTTCAATAGTTCGTTCAAATATTTGTCAATCGTTAAGTTGGTTGTTAAGTTTAgttcttttttttgttatagttAATTGTCCTCTAATTGTCTTCAACAAACGTTATCTGTTGTAACCGACTTATTTGACAGACTGTAAATAAATTTGTTTGAAattttttacttcaaaaaattGTATACGGATACTCTAATGTCAATGCTAAACTAATTAACACGTTTTAATACTCAAAGCTTGAAAGGCAATTTCTTTTTTATATGACCCCAATTATTAATACTCTAAGTGTAAGGTAAAACTGTGCCAAAAATTAGGTGCTGAGCACTTGACGACGCATTTACAGAAACATTCCAAACCGTTACGATTTATTCCATTATCTTTAAGGGTTTCATAATTTCGTCGCTGTTAAGTTTTACTGTGAATTGTGAACTGTAGTCGCCATACTATCGTCGGCTGAAACTTAAAGCGACGAGGTTCTAACTTTAGCTAGGAATTTGGACATCTGTGAGCTACCCATAGCTTATTGCATATCATTTTAACTTAAGTGTCTAGTTAATGCTTTTGTAAATTATTGTACCATAATTACACGACTGTACTTAGGCTACTGTACGACTCGATAACTGTAAATTGTAGGCAATAAGCACTGTATATTATTTTAGTCGGAAATAAGATTTCATTGTACATACTACTTATATCATTATAGGGTAAGCGTTTAGTAAAGTTGTTCTTTTTGGCAGTGCTCAAATTTTGTtagaaaatgttttatttgtatttgaatTGAAATGTTACAACGTAAGTTCGTTCAAAAAGCAATATTAATTGTATACAAAAATGTTCATACCACTCTACAAAAATCTCGATCATACTGTGAATGTTCAGCAATGTAATAAAACTACTAAATTCGATTTGCGAAAATTCTACTTTTTAATCTACCTTActcttcattcattcattcacgaTAATCATGATGAACGAAAATAAAACGCCGTCATAGTCATCATCATGACAAAGTAGAATTAAAAATACTCAACACATTCCAGTAAATACTTTTAAACCaaattatacttatttttttatatttaattgaacaaaaatagataattatttaaattactaggtgtaacagttataaataaaattggtaataTTTATGCTATTATTAACAGTGCAATACGAGTGACAAAAGTTATTCTTTCGATTTTTATACGGCTTCGTTAATGTATCGTAATAATAaggtaattatcattaatattgTATCAAAGTTGTAATTTACATGGAATTTGGCTTGTAATTCGATTGTTTTCAGTTGTACCTCGACTTAAGCCTCTTCTCGTGTacaatttttatgtttattttatttgtaacatgaaaaaaaaatggaggATTTTATTTCTCTGAATAAATGATTAAGATTTTTACttatgttgtgttatttataaataacaacTCCTTTATACAGGTAATCTTTCAAAATGAAGAAGATACCGCGGAactaggtacagagggcctaccgcgaaccacgtttgacgtgttgcctctctgtcgcacttgtaaattcgtacgtaagtgtgacagggaggtaacacttcgaacgtggttcgcgataGGCCCTCTGTTTTAACCAAATTGCGATAGAAGATCGCGTGTGACGCGTGGTCTAGTGCTTGCCAAGCTATGCTAACACGTACTCGTATTTGTTAAGAAATAGTCGATTCAGTCGCGGAGAAACACTAGGGGCGCAGATGTTGTGCACAGGCACAAACTCGAAGTTCGCAAGTTgcaggcatctttctctttcactctaattacgccttcatcggagtaaaagagaaagatcaccGCGATTTGCGAATCTCGgttttttcgcggtaggccctcagtaccTGTAGACACCAAATGAAGTGGAAGGGCTGTGCCCGAGTCGCGGGTTAATTAAGGCCGATTTCTTTagttacagtggaatccgtttattatgccctgaggggctaccgcgaaaatcgcaaattgcggggatctttctcttttactccaatggaaGCGTAACTGGAGTGACAGagtaaaatgcccgcaatttgcgaacttcgattttcgcggttatagccatACTCGTATCGTGCGCGGATTATGTCGCGGTGTTGTCGAGAAACAGTCGCGCCAGTCGCGGAGAAATACTAGGCGCGCAGAACTTGCAGGAGCCGCAGAAGGGTATAGTAgagatatatatgtatagatagacTTCGATATAGACTACCCCGTCATTGTGCTATCGTGTCGTCGAAAAGTTCGATCCAGTCGCGGAGAAGTACTAGGAGCACAGAAGTTGCACAAACTATTTTTGTCAAAAAGCCCATAATTTCTGTGGTCATATTTATCTACACTACGGACTGAGGAATTCTGAAACAGTCATATTCAACCACTTCAACGATACCTCATTGTTACGGAAAATACCACCGTAAACGAACTCAATCAGAGCAACAATGTTATGTTGAATGTACCAGGACATTATAAAACGATAGCGGTGATGGATTGCGGTACAGTGTATCAATGACGTAACCCTGCGATACCAAAGTACTAGGAGCACAGTAAAGGGAAAGAGCAATTTGCACTTTTATACCAGATTGTATGTTACGAACCGTAGGTAGAGGctgaattttataaattattattgttatataaACATTCTTCCCATAAATATTCAAGAATGTTATTggattattatgattttttttttacgaaatacGTAaacactagcgccatctgttttgtaCAGCAAGAACGAAGTCTTATCGTAGTAACTACTATACATTCAACCTTAAAATAGCATTTGGGTTCTAACTTTTCACCTTCTCAAAGACAtaactagatggcgctatactTCAACCCATCAAAAAGTTAAACGTATATCAACCCGTGAAAGTAACTTCTACTTGCTTCTACTGATACAAATTTTAATGAGTTACCGTTACAAAGGGAACAAAACATACATATGTTTATGCCCGTGACAGAGTTGTAAAGTCCGGTTTTAAGGTTTAGAATCGCTGATTCTGTGATCGTCTGGAGTCTAATGCTATCTGGAATCAGTATAAGTTATGATTATGGACAGCAGTCACGTGACACAAGCTAAAATGCAGATGTcaacgtctgtctgtctgtggcatcgtagctctccatttcgatgcgttttttttttacctgaaAGCTTCCTTGTGGTGGTTCTTAGCTGTTTGATAGAATCGAGCTATccgtttgaagagtatcagctcttttccaaaattatgtaaggcatttttgtcataaaatgccttaatatttaataggtagTTATGTATCTTCTTGTTTCTGCTTATAGAAACATCCGAAAGAGACGCAGTGGTCATTGGTGAGTCGACGAGTGGACATGAAAAACCATTTAATATCTATTCTACAGATTTATTAAATCTTTAAGTGATCTGACCTGattttgtatacatatatatccaaacatcaaaaatctataacgatgtaaaatacaaaaacatagTGTATTATATATCTATAGTCAAAGTACTCATAAAATAATCATAGACAAAGAAATATGAGATTCATGAACATAAGTAAAGAACATTGTGTTAGGACGGAATTCTATCATTTTTCTtacactaatttaaatatccttATCTGTCTTTTTACAGTAAAATTACTTGTCagcactgaccatccagcctctagacatagcatagtcgcgctaccccctctgccacacatacggtagcgttactccatcttcgagtcacgcctacaccgcttacttcagtcggcggaccgggctcggtctagaaacttcggtagctcgaagaagtttttgctatcaaaaatgcattattgttgtgtcaaattgtgtggcaagaacactaaaaactctggtgtacaaaaaatggcatttcatttcacaggtaagccgattttttagagaaatggataaaaaatattttaatttaagcgtctcatcaaatttgacagcgcttgaaactcgatgacgtcttttaagaaagtctctttctatcgcgctgcatccgtatacatcctttcttgtcttttattacgtgacattcctaagcccaaactagtgatgtccatatccatagaatgtgattgtttactattgacaaggtaattcaattcaaatcgcataggtatttgcgaaaaattcactataaaacaaataaataatatgagaattacacttacggtcaggtaccaattttcccttgaacataaacgatattgtcaattcagcactacataggtacctactcgtattactcttagcgattataaaaacattgcaaatttaaattaatcacaagaccaattttatacaaaaacacacggttgcaatttaaaatgcattattttgattccatttttgttgagaatagtgggcgtcggtttaactttttaatttttgctttttttctgtgtacgactgccaacatggcaatgatacttgaacattcggccaaataatttaaacttcatttagttagattgtgttaaataacatttcatttacataataagaaataaatatttgatttaaaccatgtaataactcttaatagaattatacagggtgtttttaattggtgggtatagtaggataccgcgaatacagggtggattttctttttggctcagtgagggcagctaccagatcccgtactgctacgagaaaacggtcttaagagaccttctctcgatttcaaattaatgaagattggcatttacagattttggaaaaaacatacaggataagagaaaaaggtcatttttgacaaacttttttttatgccaatcgaacccattcctattgaggatcaaaagcttgtatggaagcaaaaaaaaatttccgtctagaaaagccacaaatcgaggaaaacttttcccataatatttggccaatcagtcctgtcctgttaaatttaagaaccataatactgtatgaagacattgctgtacgaatgatgggcgaggtagaaaattgtgaataaaatttcacattttctccatagtaaatgtatggaaaaagtttttattaatttgtggctttttagtacattaccgtaagtcgacccctaggaaactattgatactggataggaatggaatcgattggcatacaaaagtagcatgtgaaaaataaaagttttcattttcattcaaatattatgggaaaagttttcctcgatttgtggcttttctagccgaaatttttttttgcttccatacaagcttttgatcctcaataggaatgggatctaatttgaaatcgagggaaggtctcctaagaccgttttctcgtagcagtacgggatctggtagctgccctcactgagccaaaaagaaaatccaccctgtatataaagccgcaacccgactgattaattgacataattgctctcccagaagggggttcctggggtatttgactttgatacggtcgtatagagggggtggtttggtgacttccagaaaaatccgacttttggtctaccggattatccgacttttggtcactaaacggtgacagatacgtgggagatgctcgaccaaatgtcatagagggacgctgacagtttctgaagccgccattattttttcaaaatggcggattcaaaatggcgatcatttttcaaaatgctcccagcgcgctaaaattttggtcacgaaaactcggggtcacctagctgtattcctatggattttttttttaataaaaccaatatggcggtaaaaatggccacttattttttatgaaaagcttcaaaggtgagagataggtgccgtactcgaccaaatgccatagagggcccgagacaacacaaattgcatttaaaaagtttcaaaatgtactaactaacataagaacaccttgtaataccatggttgcaataaagaattatgattatgattatgatttttttttcaagttggtctgagcgcgttgagatttggcatgcggcgagcttgggggcccaagattagtatgtgaattattttttattaacactcaaaatggcggcggacacgggcaaaggaaaatttccaagtaggttaagcgaacccgaagggcgaatatcaggctgggaggccgaaggctgacccgccgaaggcccgaagccttcaccccgacttccaagcgtgcaaccctcagtaatttaaagcgaggccgaagggcga contains these protein-coding regions:
- the LOC134663144 gene encoding protein trachealess isoform X2, which produces MEHPGGFASPWAAMLGHGMHGMVQHEYGAPMPMDLHVPQPFPYYRYRDDPLCWSDRKPPVDGTGNTASVNSRYYPQENCILELRKEKSRDAARSRRGKENYEFYELAKMLPLPAAITSQLDKASIIRLTISYLKLRDFSGHGDPPWSRDPPPTSKTLKGAQNRRTAIGLALELFEQHQGTHILQSLDGFALSVAADGRFLYISETVSIYLGLSQVEMTGSSIFDYVHQADHAEIAEQLGLSLAGRSGAGLNSPASGSEEGSQHGTNNPDVSAIMTLAASGSLFRGMDRAFCIRMKSTLTKRGCHFKSSGYRVVLMLCRLRPQYTFSHSRKSPPALLGMVALAIALPPPSVHEIRLESDMFVTRINFDFRIAHCEPRVSELLGYTAEELTGKNLYALCHGEDANKLRKCHVDLMNKGQVLTHYYRVMNKLGGYTWMQTCATVVCSSKNAEEQNIICVNYVISGREYPNTVMDCCQMEESVQGVKREETTGDPENGPPDADNSGNPPPPSRHPAERTEATNNAESASTAPVPTSDVTHLTRLNDSQPLPLHTNPERTSPMPARRMKKRKHAECDEEERDEDRRKSSSNPGAAISPAERDINKTNLSIPEGTSDATSVRDLENAMSKHLPALDGKEISHRPTDFSTDALLKQQQQKSTIQWIGTQNHHLNHLNRQIPGNHTSTPASALLRQLYANRESVIRSNFLGDGRTGGYYSSDGQSGPLPTPPGSEGSGYGEQLGHKGTDIGSLAYGGYADYHSAMTPPGSVSPRDKQQYALSYDNSAYSEALRHSYLGEPPLPLKPQAYSAVPSALDYTSSLDQSQFFHPPSSFHLYHPQAHSAHTPHTHQSVDKSAPPNTNWYSSGS
- the LOC134663144 gene encoding protein trachealess isoform X1 produces the protein MEHPGGFASPWAAMLGHGMHGMVQHEYGAPMPMDLHVPQPFPYYRYRDDPLCWSDRKPPVDGTGNTASVNSRYYPQENCILELRKEKSRDAARSRRGKENYEFYELAKMLPLPAAITSQLDKASIIRLTISYLKLRDFSGHGDPPWSRDPPPTSKTLKGAQNRRTAIGLALELFEQHQGTHILQSLDGFALSVAADGRFLYISETVSIYLGLSQVEMTGSSIFDYVHQADHAEIAEQLGLSLAGRSGAGLNSPASGSEEGSQHGTNNPDVSAIMTLAASGSLFRGMDRAFCIRMKSTLTKRGCHFKSSGYRVVLMLCRLRPQYTFSHSRKSPPALLGMVALAIALPPPSVHEIRLESDMFVTRINFDFRIAHCEPSRVSELLGYTAEELTGKNLYALCHGEDANKLRKCHVDLMNKGQVLTHYYRVMNKLGGYTWMQTCATVVCSSKNAEEQNIICVNYVISGREYPNTVMDCCQMEESVQGVKREETTGDPENGPPDADNSGNPPPPSRHPAERTEATNNAESASTAPVPTSDVTHLTRLNDSQPLPLHTNPERTSPMPARRMKKRKHAECDEEERDEDRRKSSSNPGAAISPAERDINKTNLSIPEGTSDATSVRDLENAMSKHLPALDGKEISHRPTDFSTDALLKQQQQKSTIQWIGTQNHHLNHLNRQIPGNHTSTPASALLRQLYANRESVIRSNFLGDGRTGGYYSSDGQSGPLPTPPGSEGSGYGEQLGHKGTDIGSLAYGGYADYHSAMTPPGSVSPRDKQQYALSYDNSAYSEALRHSYLGEPPLPLKPQAYSAVPSALDYTSSLDQSQFFHPPSSFHLYHPQAHSAHTPHTHQSVDKSAPPNTNWYSSGS
- the LOC134663144 gene encoding protein trachealess isoform X3 encodes the protein MEHPGGFASPWAAMLGHGMHGMVQHEYGAPMPMDLHVPQPFPYYRYRDDPLCWSDRKPPVDGTGNTASVNSRYYPQENCILELRKEKSRDAARSRRGKENYEFYELAKMLPLPAAITSQLDKASIIRLTISYLKLRDFSGHGDPPWSRDPPPTRAQNRRTAIGLALELFEQHQGTHILQSLDGFALSVAADGRFLYISETVSIYLGLSQVEMTGSSIFDYVHQADHAEIAEQLGLSLAGRSGAGLNSPASGSEEGSQHGTNNPDVSAIMTLAASGSLFRGMDRAFCIRMKSTLTKRGCHFKSSGYRVVLMLCRLRPQYTFSHSRKSPPALLGMVALAIALPPPSVHEIRLESDMFVTRINFDFRIAHCEPSRVSELLGYTAEELTGKNLYALCHGEDANKLRKCHVDLMNKGQVLTHYYRVMNKLGGYTWMQTCATVVCSSKNAEEQNIICVNYVISGREYPNTVMDCCQMEESVQGVKREETTGDPENGPPDADNSGNPPPPSRHPAERTEATNNAESASTAPVPTSDVTHLTRLNDSQPLPLHTNPERTSPMPARRMKKRKHAECDEEERDEDRRKSSSNPGAAISPAERDINKTNLSIPEGTSDATSVRDLENAMSKHLPALDGKEISHRPTDFSTDALLKQQQQKSTIQWIGTQNHHLNHLNRQIPGNHTSTPASALLRQLYANRESVIRSNFLGDGRTGGYYSSDGQSGPLPTPPGSEGSGYGEQLGHKGTDIGSLAYGGYADYHSAMTPPGSVSPRDKQQYALSYDNSAYSEALRHSYLGEPPLPLKPQAYSAVPSALDYTSSLDQSQFFHPPSSFHLYHPQAHSAHTPHTHQSVDKSAPPNTNWYSSGS